One Fusarium poae strain DAOMC 252244 chromosome 4, whole genome shotgun sequence DNA window includes the following coding sequences:
- a CDS encoding hypothetical protein (SECRETED:SignalP(1-28)~TransMembrane:7 (n8-18c23/24o412-431i443-466o472-493i602-620o626-643i655-676o688-707i)~BUSCO:7670at5125), with amino-acid sequence MPPAQHPIATILFILFIIWIILPDGDYASQSPSLSDLAQEGLDHFQDALDVLNASRWGDFTPAPEKGSNVKSSFLNITGFRAQDNLTWGDLKKFRERSLAFSRHAVPPVGGRSLWDAGQGEPMWMNVSGTVHGEWVKRKGSVPRGYDSYNLSQTAPNLDWIGEHAPWARNITGSTGRIMLRLEGNKTVSEYEQLPAQSGVPVAGGLIRSVRGTTTIEDTYGSGHDWEMRLWGIHWPRQGVVLMTTTSEKFEGIFGLPHLTPGEDFFQSSQKLLNESIARTIARKKDNIYADQTVPWTSDLENPLYTNNPSPHCEYIMYAQVYPPSRSHFNLDSEESSKDVLQSFIGSIESELQSPVGAPIPKIPKLQMSVVIYSPDCGFFLESKGPPDFGPGEAQHLTGMKLEVQVYQVKTWILAYAAIMFAQVFLLKNQMRESCTPSTMGRVSFWTIVIMLMVDGMTFTAAATWVSSAGSTFLPTLSLLLAAFLSMTIGGSFSSKIHEVQIPEARPRRERDQNTGSTGNISNGAVSSTTRPNTTSSAPPLPNHVTARQPVTTLPPPQPVIVPSDQDIDAEIAEAAAAVAGATTAQRSEEPPLSFQNIIGRLILASLGITFLAISSTTWYPNLRSIFMNLCVLAYLSLWTPQIRRNIRRNCRRALAWPFVVGQSILRLLPVAYFWTKEDNFLYARSDRHAFFVFCAWVWIQLVILAAQDIIGPRFGVPAGWAPDAWDYHPLLREDGLEAGGLPIGLVADDTPGIERARSSGDDGSKRQSPVRSIDCAICREILEVPVLTAEDEDTGVAGVFARRFYMVTPCRHIFHSGCLEGWMRFRLQCPICREELPPL; translated from the coding sequence ATGCCTCCAGCCCAACATCCGATCGCTACCATCCTCTTTATCTTATTCATCATCTGGATTATTTTGCCCGACGGCGACTATGCAAGCCAATCTCCTTCTCTCTCTGATCTTGCACAGGAGGGACTCGACCATTTCCAGGATGCGCTAGACGTGCtcaacgcctcgcgctgggGCGATTTCACACCAGCCCCGGAGAAAGGCTCCAATGTGAAGTCTTCTTTTCTCAACATTACGGGATTCCGCGCCCAAGATAACCTCACATGGGGTGACTTGAAAAAGTTCCGCGAAAGGAGCTTGGCATTCAGTCGACATGCCGTACCACCAGTAGGGGGCCGCAGCTTATGGGACGCTGGGCAAGGCGAGCCTATGTGGATGAATGTTTCAGGAACTGTCCATGGGGAATGGGTCAAGCGCAAGGGCTCAGTGCCCAGAGGTTATGACAGTTACAACCTGAGCCAAACTGCCCCTAACTTGGACTGGATTGGGGAGCATGCCCCCTGGGCACGAAACATCACTGGCAGTACTGGGCGCATCATGCTGCGCCTTGAAGGGAACAAGACAGTCAGTGAATACGAACAGTTGCCAGCTCAAAGTGGTGTCCCTGTTGCCGGTGGTCTCATCCGAAGTGTCAGAGGTACAACAACTATAGAAGACACATACGGATCTGGCCATGACTGGGAAATGAGGTTGTGGGGAATCCATTGGCCCCGTCAAGGTGTCGTTTTGATGACTACCACCAGTGAGAAGTTTGAAGGCATCTTCGGCTTACCACATTTGACCCCAGGCGAGGACTTCTTCCAATCAAGTCAGAAGCTCTTGAACGAATCAATTGCCCGTACAATTGcaagaaagaaagataaCATCTACGCGGATCAGACAGTTCCCTGGACTTCTGACCTGGAGAACCCACTGTACACCAACAATCCATCACCACATTGCGAGTACATCATGTATGCGCAGGTCTATCCACCAAGTCGAAGTCATTTCAATCTCGATTCTGAGGAATCGTCCAAGGACGTTTTACAGTCTTTTATTGGCAGCATCGAATCAGAATTACAGTCGCCTGTGGGCGCACCTATTCCCAAAATCCCCAAGCTCCAAATGTCGGTCGTCATCTACTCTCCGGACTGTGGATTCTTTCTCGAGAGTAAGGGACCACCAGACTTTGGCCCAGGCGAGGCTCAGCATTTGACTGGCATGAAGTTGGAGGTTCAGGTCTACCAAGTGAAGACATGGATTCTTGCATATGCAGCCATCATGTTTGCCCAGGTCTTTCTACTCAAAAACCAGATGCGCGAGTCTTGTACTCCTTCAACTATGGGTCGTGTGAGTTTCTGGACCATCGTAATCATGCTCATGGTCGATGGCATGACTTTCACTGCTGCAGCTACCTGGGTGTCGTCTGCCGGTTCTACCTTTCTTCCCACTCTGTCCCTATTGCTCGCTGCCTTCCTGTCTATGACGATCGGCGGAAGTTTCTCATCAAAGATTCACGAGGTTCAAATCCCTGAAGCTCGACCTCGCAGAGAACGGGATCAGAATACCGGTAGTACAGGAAATATCTCCAATGGTGCGGTCTCATCCACCACGAGGCCGAACACGACCAGTTCTGCTCCGCCTTTGCCCAATCATGTCACGGCGCGTCAGCCGGTCACGACTCTGCCTCCGCCGCAGCCCGTCATTGTCCCGTCCGATCAGGATATTGATGCTGAGATTGCTGAAGCAGCAGCTGCCGTCGCCGGTGCTACAACTGCACAGCGCTCAGAGGAACCTCCGCTATCGTTTCAGAATATCATTGGACGTCTCATTCTCGCCTCTCTAGGCATCACATTCCTAGCCATCTCTTCCACGACATGGTACCCCAACTTACGCTCCATATTTATGAACCTTTGTGTTCTCGCCTATCTTTCCCTCTGGACCCCTCAAATTCGCCGAAATATCAGGCGCAACTGTCGTCGAGCTCTCGCATGGCCATTTGTCGTTGGCCAGTCCATTCTACGTCTTCTCCCTGTGGCATACTTTTGGACTAAAGAGGACAACTTTCTGTACGCTCGCTCCGATCGACATGCATTTTTTGTCTTCTGTGCTTGGGTTTGGATACAGCTCGTCATCCTTGCTGCGCAAGATATAATCGGCCCCCGTTTCGGTGTTCCTGCAGGCTGGGCTCCTGATGCTTGGGATTACCATCCTCTCCTCCGTGAAGACGGACTGGAAGCCGGCGGTCTACCAATTGGTCTTGTTGCAGATGATACACCTGGAATTGAACGTGCCCGTTCCTCGGGTGATGATGGCAGCAAAAGGCAAAGCCCGGTGAGGAGCATTGACTGTGCCATCTGTCGTGAGATTCTTGAGGTACCGGTACTTACAGCTGAGGACGAAGATACGGGCGTTGCAGGCGTCTTTGCTCGCCGCTTTTACATGGTCACGCCCTGCAGGCACATATTCCACAGTGGCTGCTTGGAAGGCTGGATGAGATTTCGGCTTCAGTGTCCCATATGTAGAGAGGAGCTACCACCGCTCTGA
- a CDS encoding hypothetical protein (TransMembrane:1 (o49-68i)~BUSCO:57369at5125) — MDPMAQQQQAQGEQPELNAFGKFTAQFLQYGANASNNISSAFDAMDTKAWIRLIVIVGGYMLLRPLALKFITKGAVQKMEDDDAKDKRKAQISPNELRGLAEDEPEIDAEGDGTGADWGQKARVRQRTMLKDLLEAEERRREEEEDDKDIADLLED; from the coding sequence ATGGATCCCATggctcaacaacaacaagcccAAGGCGAACAGCCTGAACTCAATGCCTTTGGCAAGTTCACTGCTCAGTTCTTGCAATATGGTGCCAATGCCTCCAACAACATTTCAAGTGCATTCGACGCAATGGACACAAAGGCATGGATACGTCTTATTGTTATCGTCGGCGGCTACATGCTCCTCCGCCCCCTGGCCCTAAAGTTCATCACGAAAGGAGCTGTTCAGAAgatggaagacgacgatgccAAGGACAAGCGCAAGGCCCAGATCTCCCCTAACGAGCTGCGCGGACTGGCTGAAGATGAGCCTGAAATCGACGCGGAGGGCGATGGTACCGGTGCTGACTGGGGCCAGAAGGCCCGCGTGAGGCAGAGAACTATGTTGAAGGACCTTCTCGAAGCCGAGGAGCGACGAagggaagaggaggaggacgacAAGGATATCGCAGACCTTCTTGAGGATTAG
- a CDS encoding hypothetical protein (BUSCO:37908at5125), whose translation MQLQAAHGFTSRVHTFGGPIVDPTWVVGRLGSPPPTKRAVSAKLPKVKFREPCNLPLLSKFRRRTTPEVQVSTFTMASRPTVTILGKDGAPTGATHAIPAVFTSPIRPDIVQQVHTGMAKNKRQPYSVSEKAGHQTSAESWGTGRAVARIPRVSGGGTHRAGQAAFGNMCRSGRMFAPTKIWRKWHIKVATGQKRYAVCSALAASAAVPLLQARGHQVNSVPEVPLVIDSAVFEAAAIAKTSAALGLLKAVGADEDVSKVKNSKKLRAGKGKLRGRRHRQRRGPLVIYSPETDGKELVTAFRNITGVETCPVTALNLLQLAPGGHLGRFIVWTSGAFKALDSIYGSTTEASAHKRDFLLPSNVVSQADLTRLINSSEIQSSINAPKGDAITRRSAVQKKNPLKNKQVMLRLNPYATVFAQEAQKKQN comes from the exons ATGCAATTAC AAGCAGCACATGGTTTTACGTCACGTGTACATACGTTTGGCGGACCTATCGTCGACCCCACCTGGGTAGTGGGTCGGTTAGGGTCTCCTCCTCCCACCAAAAGAGCGGTTTCTGCAAAATTACCCAAGGTGAAATTTCGCGAGCCTTGTAACCTCCCACTCCTCAGCAAATTTCGACGCCGCACGACGCCCGAG GTCCAAGTCTCAACCTTCACAATGGCTTCCCGACCTACCGTCACCATTCTCGGCAAAGATGGTGCTCCCACCGGAGCTACCCACGCCATTCCTGCTGTCTTCACCAGCCCTATCCGACCGGACATTGTCCAGCAGGTTCACACCGGAATGGCCAAGAACAAGCGTCAGCCCTACTCCGTGAGCGAGAAGGCTGGTCACCAGACCTCTGCTGAGTCTTGGGGTACCG GTCGTGCTGTTGCTCGTATTCCTAG GGTTTCTGGTGGCGGTACTCACCGCGCTGGTCAAGCTGCCTTCGGTAACATGTGCCGTTCCGGACGCATGTTCGCCCCTACCAAGATTTGGCGCAAGTGGCACATCAAGGTCGCGACCGGCCAAAA GCGATACGCCGTGTGCTCCGCCCTCGCTGCCTCCGCGGCCGTCCCTCTGCTCCAGGCCCGTGGACACCAGGTCAACTCCGTCCCTGAGGTTCCTCTGGTTATCGACTCTGCTGTTTTCGAGGCTGCTGCCATTGCCAAGACCTCTGCTGCTCTCGGTCTCCTGAAGGCTGTCGGTGCCGATGAGGACGTCAGCAAGGTCAAGAACTCCAAGAAGCTCCGTGCCGGTAAGGGCAAGCTCCGTGGccgccgccaccgccagCGACGTGGCCCTCTTGTCATCTACTCCCCCGAGACTGATGGCAAGGAGCTCGTCACCGCTTTCCGCAACATCACTGGTGTCGAGACCTGCCCCGTCACTGCTCTCAACCTCCTCCAGCTCGCTCCTGGTGGTCACCTTGGTCGATTCATCGTCTGGACCTCTGGTGCTTTCAAGGCTCTCGACAGCATCTACGGTTCCACCACCGAGGCTTCCGCCCACAAGCGTGACTTCCTCCTTCCTTCCAACGTTGTCTCTCAGGCCGATCTTACTCGCCTGATCAACAGCTCTGAAATCCAGAGCTCTATCAACGCTCCCAAGGGAGACGCTATCACTCGCCGATCTGCTGTCCAGAAGAAGAACCCTCTCAAGAACAAGCAGGTTATGCTTCGTCTGAACCCCTACGCCACTGTCTTTGCTCAGGAGGCTCAGAAGAAGCAGAACTAA
- a CDS encoding hypothetical protein (BUSCO:5069at5125), with amino-acid sequence MGESFDIQNLLQTGYFTTSRAKSPKPPPSQIEDRPSSQPPAQQQPYQLPYYPLIPRPKSAVPARVPKIRPPPPSVEDEEVSLRREHGASISMNQEEETPSRGEAEQNPVIMEVHEYNPERRFVILTGSSSGSEGGETDRKSGSDRRSEPERRAEGHRRTESGKKSEPERKNVSESKPPRVDRFERPERSERAERTERVERLEKQERSERNERVERQERSERNDRIERQDRPERSERIERNDRPERSERAERQERPVSDTYTDARSSRRYDANLKADAPATRERSRPPLEKRRSRQDLPRLETEFRDDQLPEKYRTRPSASASSRYEQPPARPPKIPVDPLLAPEIIKSSASGRDQAYYGQSQSAARRSPTRPNNVSSMPGERRYESSHTRNSSTASTTKRTTVEPEKSTRPLSKERVGEVPTRPLSKERADEKSSRPLSKEGRPLSKEGRPLSKEGPKVESPYRNEYASRSSRKEKSPPYSRPEREDYGRASTFPSREPVRESTTRRDDRRDGRDDRGDDSRSGDDHPKGPRELHPRRKKSVVLSDERDSQPKLEKVDAPSGPREKIRGPTIPVPVPIPIPVPNGSTPSSEVPPSIRPASTFPITRDHHPLPERPKSELPYPMDDDPLVDPFDVRGNVERVGRSRSRYDGDSVISMPSMPAPIPGGPGTSLDSRPASAFPSINRPQPSAQSWQPPAFDPIRDGVRLEKPVGSVRRHSEHQEATGVTTFPECRRKHPVAGLVDWLTLPRTDFNICPDCYGTVFAKTQYRNPFQPMLRPTSQPISCDFGVGPWYRIAWLLTLKNELPDLRLFHDVANAITATKSLPCPGDRVTTRNWQTLWNPYTRQPVYDFTVCPQCVKIIHALFPNLTGIFIPVDPRSEPTRGLCALRFKPKRKRFVMYFDALETTSDQARREQEEPDLKTLAQDIEKMAAVSECQEDKPMVDGHWHIMQYLQQFTVCGECFDEVVRPSIKDDNVIARNFYMKPQKLPLATCQLYSNRMREIFKKACRWNDPKYLEAKVLERLDVEAMIHDKLARLERSSEDENWVEEQVDKYIQEWKRWE; translated from the exons ATGGGCGAGTCGTTTGATATCCAGAACCTACTCCAGACGGGGTACTTTACAACTTCCCGGGCCAAAAGCCCAAAACC TCCACCATCTCAGATTGAGGATCGTCCCTCTTCTCAACCTCCAGCCCAGCAGCAACCATACCAACTGCCTTATTACCCATTAATACCACGACCGAAGTCTGCAGTCCCAGCACGAGTTCCAAAAATTCGACCACCGCCACCCTCtgtcgaagatgaagaagtttCACTCAGGCGAGAACATGGCGCGTCCATCTCCATGAACCAGGAGGAAGAAACCCCGTCACGTGGGGAAGCTGAACAAAATCCGGTGATTATGGAGGTTCATGAATATAACCCTGAGCGACGGTTTGTTATTTTGACAGGCTCTTCAAGTGGTTCAGAGGGAGGCGAAACCGACAGGAAGAGCGGGTCAGACAGAAGAAGTGAACCTGAGAGAAGGGCAGAGGGACATAGGCGCACCGAATCTGGCAAAAAGTCTGAGCCAGAAAGGAAGAACGTATCAGAGTCAAAGCCCCCGCGAGTTGACCGTTTTGAGAGACCTGAACGAAGTGAGCGCGCGGAAAGAACAGAAAGAGTTGAGCGGTTGGAAAAACAAGAGAGATCAGAAAGAAACGAAAGGGTTGAACGACAAGAGAGGTCCGAGAGGAACGACCGTATTGAACGACAGGACAGACCCGAAAGAAGTGAACGAATAGAGCGAAACGACAGGCCTGAACGTAGCGAGAGGGCCGAACGACAGGAGAGGCCGGTGAGCGACACCTATACAGACGCAAGATCCAGCCGAAGATACGATGCCAACCTGAAAGCCGATGCACCAGCAACTAGGGAACGCAGCAGACCGCCCTTAGAGAAACGACGCAGTAGACAAGATTTACCTCGACTGGAAACTGAGTTTCGAGATGATCAGTTACCCGAGAAATACCGTACTCGTCCTTCAGCGTCTGCAAGCAGCCGTTATGAACAGCCTCCTGCCCGGCCACCCAAAATCCCCGTTGACCCCCTGCTTGCGCCTGAAATTATTAAGAGCAGCGCCAGCGGCCGGGATCAAGCGTATTATGGACAGTCCCAAAGTGCTGCTCGCAGGTCACCTACCCGGCCCAACAATGTGTCCAGCATGCCGGGCGAACGAAGGTATGAAAGCAGCCATACCCGAAATTCTTCAACTGCATCCACGACGAAACGCACGACTGTCGAACCTGAGAAGTCGACGCGGCCTTTGTCTAAGGAGAGGGTTGGCGAGGTCCCTACTCGCCCGCTCTCAAAAGAACGGGCTGATGAGAAGTCCTCTCGTCCTTTATCTAAGGAGGGTCGTCCTTTATCTAAGGAGGGTCGTCCTTTATCTAAGGAAGGACCCAAAGTCGAGTCCCCTTACAGGAATGAGTACGCATCGAGAAGCAGCAGGAAGGAAAAATCTCCTCCTTATTCAAGACCAGAACGTGAGGATTACGGCCGAGCCTCGACATTCCCTTCCCGTGAGCCTGTACGAGAATCGACAACTCGACGTGATGACCGCCGTGATGGTCGCGATGATCGTGGGGATGATAGTCGCTCCGGCGATGACCATCCCAAGGGCCCACGTGAACTTCATCCTAGGCGCAAGAAGTCTGTTGTTCTGTCGGATGAACGAGATTCTCAACCGAAGTTGGAGAAGGTCGATGCGCCTAGCGGTCCCAGAGAGAAGATTCGTGGGCCTACGATCCCCGTACCCGTCCCTATTCCTATCCCTGTTCCTAATGGGTCAACTCCATCATCAGAAGTCCCTCCAAGCATAAGGCCCGCCTCCACATTCCCAATAACCAGggatcatcatcctcttcctgaAAGACCAAAATCGGAACTTCCTTATCCTATGGATGATGATCCCTTGGTTGACCCCTTTGACGTTCGGGGCAACGTGGAAAGGGTCGGCAGGTCACGATCTCGATATGACGGCGATTCCGTCATCTCGATGCCTAGCATGCCAGCTCCTATTCCGGGTGGCCCTGGAACATCACTTGACTCTAGGCCTGCGTCGGCTTTTCCATCGATCAACCGTCCTCAGCCTTCTGCGCAATCCTGGCAGCCGCCGGCCTTTGACCCCATTCGAGACGGCGTTCGCCTCGAAAAGCCAGTGGGATCCGTTCGACGTCACTCGGAACATCAGGAAGCGACAGGTGTTACCACGTTTCCCGAGTGCCGCCGAAAGCATCCTGTAGCAGGTCTGGTGGACTGGCTCACGCTACCCCGTACAGATTTCAATATTTGTCCAGACTGCTATGGCACTGTATTTGCAAAGACACAGTATCGAAACCCATTCCAGCCCATGCTTCGTCCCACATCCCAGCCGATTTCatgtgactttggtgtcggGCCGTGGTATCGTATCGCATGGCTTCTCACTTTAAAGAACGAGCTGCCTGATCTGCGACTCTTTCATGACGTTGCCAACGCCATTACTGCCACCAAGAGTCTCCCTTGCCCGGGTGATAGAGTCACCACACGCAACTGGCAAACACTCTGGAATCCATACACACGACAACCTGTCTACGATTTCACAGTGTGTCCTCAGTGTGTCAAGATAATTCATGCGCTATTTCCCAATCTTACTGGCATCTTCATTCCTGTCGATCCCCGTTCAGAGCCAACTAGAGGGCTCTGTGCGTTACGCTTCAAGCCGAAACGGAAACGATTCGTCATGTACTTTGACGCTTTGGAAACAACGTCAGATCAAGCACGACGGGAGCAAGAAGAGCCAGACCTCAAGACTCTTGCACAGGACATCGAAAAGATGGCTGCAGTGAGCGAGTGTCAGGAAGACAAGCCAATGGTCGACGGGCATTGGCACATTATGCAGTACCTCCAGCAGTTTACTGTCTGTGGCGAATGCTTTGATGAGGTGGTTCGGCCCTCGATCAAGGATGATAACGTCATTGCTCGCAATTTCTACATGAAGCCACAAAAGCTACCACTTGCAACGTGCCAGCTCTACTCTAATCGGATGAGAGAGATTTTTAAGAAGGCTTGTCGATGGAATGATCCTAAGTACTTGGAGGCTAAGGTACTTGAACGGTTGGATGTCGAGGCCATGATCCACGATAAGCTGGCTAGACTGGAGAGATCATCAGAAGATGAGAATTGGGTTGAAGAGCAAGTGGATAAGTACATTCAAGAATGGAAGAGGTGGGAATAA
- the TUF1 gene encoding translation elongation factor Tu (BUSCO:22316at5125) — MSTAFRSLAPFLRTARQGLRANPVNPLQSAFTKQNASGVLNLYRTYAVFERSKPHVNIGTIGHVDHGKTTLSAAITKRQADKGLANFLEYGAIDKAPEERKRGITISTAHIEYATDNRHYSHVDCPGHADYIKNMITGAANMDGAIIVVAASDGQMPQTREHLLLARQVGVQRIVVFVNKVDAIDDPEMLELVEMEMRELLNTYGFEGDDTPVIMGSALMSLQNQRPEIGTQKVDELLAAVDEWIPTPERDLDKPFLMSVEDVFSIAGRGTVVSGRVERGILKRDQEIELVGKGQEVIKTKVTDIETFKKSCEQSQAGDNSGLLIRGVRREDVRRGMVVCAPGTVKSHTQFLASLYVLTKEEGGRHTGFQEHYRPQLYLRTADESIDLTFPEGTEDASSKMIMPGDNTEMVVTMGHPNAIEVGQRFNIREGGRTVATGLCTRIIK, encoded by the exons ATGTCGACCGCTTTCCGATCTCTTGCGCCTTTCCTGCGCACCGCTCGACAAGGGCTCCGGGCTAACCCCGTCAACCCTCTCCAGTCCGCCTTCACCAAGCAGAACGCCTCTGGTGTCCTCAACCTCTACCGCACATACGCCGTCTTTGAGCGATCAAAGCCCCATGTGAACATTGGTACCATTGGTCACGTCGATCACGGCAAG ACCACTCTCTCTGCTGCCATCACCAAGCGCCAGGCCGACAAGGGCCTCGCCAACTTCCTCGAGTATGGTGCCATTGACAAGGCTCCTGAGGAGCGAAAGCGTGGTATCACCATCTCTACCGCCCACATCGAGTACGCCACCGACAACCGCCACTACTCCCACGTCGACTGCCCTGGTCACGCCGATTACATCAAGAACATGATTACTGGTGCTGCCAACATGGACGGCgccatcatcgtcgttgCCGCTTCCGATGGTCAGATGCCCCAGACCCGTGAGCACTTGCTGCTCGCCCGTCAGGTCGGTGTCCAGCGAATTGTCGTCTTCGTCAACAAGGTCGATGCCATTGACGACCCTGAGATGCTTGAGCTCGTCGAGATGGAGATGCGTGAGCTTCTCAACACCTACGGCTTCGAGGGTGACGACACCCCCGTCATCATGGGTTCCGCTCTCATGTCTCTCCAGAACCAGCGCCCCGAGATTGGTACCCAGAAGGTCGATGAGCTCCTTGCCGCTGTCGACGAGTGGATCCCTACCCCCGAGCGTGATCTTGACAAGCCTTTCCTCATGTCTGTTGAGGATGTCTTCTCCATTGCCGGCCGTGGTACCGTCGTCTCCGGCCGTGTCGAGCGTGGTATCCTCAAGCGTGACCAGGAGATCGAGCTTGTCGGTAAGGGTCAGGAGGtcatcaagaccaaggtCACTGATATCGAGACTTTCAAGAAGTCTTGCGAACAGTCCCAGGCTGGTGACAACTCCGGTCTCCTCATCCGAGGTGTTCGCCGTGAGGATGTCCGCCGTGGTATGGTCGTCTGCGCCCCTGGTACTGTCAAGTCTCACACTCAGTTCCTCGCTTCTCTCTACGTCCTCACCAAGGAGGAGGGTGGCCGACACACTGGCTTCCAGGAGCACTACCGACCCCAGCTCTACCTCCGAACTGCTGATGAGTCCATCGATCTGACCTTCCCCGAGGGTACTGAGGATGCCTCCAGCAAGATGATCATGCCCGGTGACAACACCGAGATGGTCGTCACCATGGGCCACCCCAACGCTATTGAGGTCGGTCAGCGATTCAACATCCGCGAGGGTGGCCGAACCGTTGCTACTGGTCTCTGCACTCGCATCATCAAATAA
- the ERP38 gene encoding Protein disulfide-isomerase erp38 (SECRETED:SignalP(1-18)~BUSCO:34686at5125) codes for MVLIKSLVLGALAATVAAKSAVIELLPSNFDDIVLKSGKPTLVEFFAPWCGHCKKLAPVWEDLANTYEHAKDKIQIAKVDADAQRELGKRFGIQGFPTLKFFDGKSAKPQEYKSGRDLESLTNYIAEKTGVKPKKKLEMPSEVTYLNDATFSKTVGGDQHVLVAFTAPWCGHCKTLAPTWEDLAATFSNDKNVVIAKVDAEAPNSKATAEDQGVKSYPTIKWFPAGSKEPVAYESGRTEQAFVDWINEKAGTHRVVGGGLDNIAGTVESLDTLVAKITGGAAIAEVAAEVKKEVEGLTDAAQKTYAEYYVRVFDKLSANNDWVSKELGRLDGILAKGGLAPSKRDQIQQKTNVLRKFVQKKAEEKVEQVKEKIEEVKDEL; via the exons ATGGTTCTCATCAAGAGCCTCGTGCTCGGTGCCCTCGCCGCCACCGTCGCAGCTAAATCCGCCGTCATCGAACTGCTCCCCTCCAACTTTGACGACATCGTTCTCAAGTCCGGCAAGCCTACCCTTGTCGAATTTTTCGCCCCGTGGTGCGGCCACTGCAAGAAGCTTGCACCCGTCTGGGAGGACCTTGCAAACACTTACGAGCATGCCAAGGACAAGATCCAGATTGCAAAGGTCGACGCCGACGCCCAGCGTGAGCTTGGCAAGCGATTCGGAATCCAGGGTTTCCCTACTCTCAAGTTCTTCGATGGAAAGAGCGCAAAGCCCCAGGAGTACAAGTCCGGCCGTGATTTGGAGAGCTTGACCAACTACATTGCTGAGAAGACTGGTGTTAAGCCtaagaagaagcttgagaTGCCCAGCGAGGTTACGTACCTCAACGACGCTACCTTTTCCAAGACCGTTGGCGGTGACCAGCACGTTCTAGTCGCCTTTACTGCTCCCTGGTGTGGAC ACTGCAAGACGCTCGCACCTACCTGGGAGGACCTCGCTGCCACATTCTCCAACGACAAGAACGTCGTTATTGCCAAGGTCGATGCTGAAGCTCCCAACAGCAAGGCCACCGCCGAGGATCAGGGTGTCAAGTCCTATCCCACCATCAAGTGGTTCCCTGCTGGTAGCAAGGAGCCCGTCGCCTACGAGAGCGGGCGCACAGAGCAGGCCTTTGTTGACTGGATCAACGAGAAGGCAGGAACTCACCGCGTTGTTGGTGGCGGTCTTGACAACATTGCTGGTACCGTTGAGTCTCTGGACACCCTCGTGGCCAAGATCACCGGTGGTGCTGCCATTGCTGAGGTTGCTGCCgaggtcaagaaggaggTCGAAGGCCTCACCGACGCTGCCCAGAAGACCTACGCCGAGTACTACGTTCGTGTCTTTGATAAGCTGAGCGCCAACAACGACTGGGTTTCTAAGGAGCTTGGTCGTCTGGATGGTATTCTTGCTAAGGGCGGATTGGCTCCTTCGAAGCGCGACCAGATCCAGCAGAAGACCAACGTCCTTCGCAAGTTTGTacagaagaaggccgaggaGAAGGTCGAGCAGGTTAAGGAGAAGATCGAGGAGGTCAAGGACGAGTTGTAA